Proteins encoded by one window of Lycium barbarum isolate Lr01 chromosome 11, ASM1917538v2, whole genome shotgun sequence:
- the LOC132616575 gene encoding calcium-transporting ATPase 9, plasma membrane-type-like, which yields MVIGDNLQTAKAIALECGILKSGADATEPNLIEGKRFRELSEEERREVADKISVIGRSSPNDKLLLVQALRSNNHIVAVTGDGTNDAPTQ from the exons ATGGTCATTGGTGACAATTTACAAACAGCAAAGGCAATAGCTTTGGAATGTGGGATACTTAAGTCTGGTGCTGATGCAACTGAACCAAACCTGATTGAAGGGAAAAGGTTTAGAGAGTTGTCTGAGGAGGAGAGGAGGGAAGTGGCAGATAAAATATCG GTTATTGGAAGATCGTCCCCAAATGATAAGCTCTTGCTTGTTCAAGCACTAAGAAGTAACAACCATATTGTAGCTGTGACTGGAGATGGTACTAATGATGCTCCTACTCAATGA